A window of Calliphora vicina unplaced genomic scaffold, idCalVici1.1 scaffold_85, whole genome shotgun sequence genomic DNA:
CGCGAGAAGAATATGTCAATACCGTATCTGGACATCAATATCATCAAGGATAATGGAAGAATAAGGACAAATTGGTACACGAAACCCACATCTTCAGGTAGAATGGTTAACTTCAACTCTACACAACCATTGAAAATGAAGATAAGTACAGCGACGAATTTAATAAGGAAAGTATTACAGATAAGTGATGTTGAATACAGGAAAACCAATATTAatagaataagaaaaatacttacaaagaATAGTTACCCAACATATATGACGAACAATTTAATCAACaaagtactaaaatatgaaaaacagcagaaaaatccaAACACTGAGgaggaaaaagttttttacagtgtaCCATTTATTCCCAAACTAACGGAGACAAAAACAATGAAGAGAATGATCAcagagaaaacaacaacaatagcttaCAAATCAAATATGACACTGAGGCATCTatttacaaacaacaaaacaaaaattgacaaACTTAAGAGTGATAATGTGGTCTATGAGATAAAATGTGACGGTAATGAAAGGGAGAGATGTAACTTGGTTTACATTGGTACGACAAAGAGAATGTTGGGGACGAGAGTTAATGAACACAAAACAGatattgaaaaaggaaaaataacgaCGGCATTATCTCTGCACGTAAAGGAGTGCAATCATAAGATGGATTTTGACAATATTAAGATATTGGACAGAGAACAAAAAGAGAACAAACGATACACTCTTGAAAGCTtaagaatacaacaaaaaatacacaatacaatGAACACGAAAGAGGACAAGGATAACACAAAACTGCAATATTCCGctgcaatatttaattattaaatcagttgaagttctgtgatattagtattaagtttgacttatagtatatgtttgtgttgtaatgattatttattt
This region includes:
- the LOC135962998 gene encoding uncharacterized protein LOC135962998 — its product is MTTQAAAAPELYGLPKIHKDGIPLRPISASMKVPCYSLSKYIGTILRNIVSPKYNIQNSVELKRKLESVSLENDDIMVSFDVVSLFTNIPIHLAIRNILDKWKTLKEHTAIPRQTFLKILQFCLTDNNYLTFDNKFYHQTYGMPMGNPLSPTIANIVLDTLLDDVIDELRANNIEIKFITKYVDDLFAIIRKSDEEKILKTMNVYHNKIQFTIEREKNMSIPYLDINIIKDNGRIRTNWYTKPTSSGRMVNFNSTQPLKMKISTATNLIRKVLQISDVEYRKTNINRIRKILTKNSYPTYMTNNLINKVLKYEKQQKNPNTEEEKVFYSVPFIPKLTETKTMKRMITEKTTTIAYKSNMTLRHLFTNNKTKIDKLKSDNVVYEIKCDGNERERCNLVYIGTTKRMLGTRVNEHKTDIEKGKITTALSLHVKECNHKMDFDNIKILDREQKENKRYTLESLRIQQKIHNTMNTKEDKDNTKLQYSAAIFNY